ATTTccaatcacaattttagagatcGGCATTCttcttaattgttttctttcAACGTTGGAGCTTAGAATAATGCTTCACTCGATTTGTTGCTCTCACCTTTGCTGCAATGCTGGTTTTTATATATGGAGTGTTAAGGCACGAAGAGCAAAATTCAAAAAGAGGGGGGAGGTTGCCTCCTATTGGCTCTCGTGAAGCCACGTGTACGGTTTGATGGCAATTCTGTGGCTGTGCCAAGACTTTTGACCGACCATTGCCCCATGGTGGGTCCATCAATCATGGCCTGAGCTTTTGGACCAAACACACATTTTCTTTTGTAGAAAACGGTGTGGTAGTTGTGTTGGATTTATTATCATTCATTATCACTCATTATTGTTCATTATTATCATCTTTCATTAGCGGTGTTGTCTATGAACAATGAGCTCATTTCGTTTTCTTGAAACTGATTTTATCATATGATGCTCTAAACTAGGCTGTTTACCGTGGAGTAGAGTCCACGTCAATGTAATCTTCCGAAGCTTCATCTTTAATCTTATAATTATTATGTGAAGTGTAATTAACGATGATAACTATGTTACATAAGTTTCAATACTAAGCTGCAAGTTCAAACAAAGAAGCCGATACATTTTTGTCATTTCTAAATGCCTAAATGTTTAATGAGTTTTTTTTAGAGAAGTTGGACACTAGTGGTTTTGACTTGAGTACTTAAGCATCTTTGATCTGTACTTGTAATCTTGCATCAAACTCAAGTACTCACCATTATAcaaaacaataatattaataagcAATGCAATAATGCACAGAATTGACATGCCTCTTATATATTAGACTCTGTATTTGTCCACAAATATGAAAGATTAACAGCCACACCTCACAGCGATGGCATCTAAGAAATTCTCACAATTTTTAAGATTATCCGCTGCTtcttgatgataatttaatttgtttattatGGACGGCTGAAAGGGCTAATGAACTATAAACCAAGTTGCCTTTTAATTTTGTTAATCTTGCCATAATGAGAACAACACTACAGATAGATCTCTCTCCATGGATATAACCACTtcccacaaaattattgggacgGTTTTATGTGTTCATCTCTAATATTTCATGAATAAGGCTGAATGCTTAATTACCATGTGTGATACATGTTCTTCATGACAACAGAACTTCGATGAAAAAGCCTATAAAATCTGACACCATACAGAAAAGGCAAACATTTTTATGGACGTTAATGCTATGTTTGGAAGGGAAACAGAAACTGAGACAAAGATTAAGACAGAGATTGAATTAAGTCTTTATATTATGTTTGGTATAAAACATATTagactaaattattttttaatatcatatttggtttaaaataaatatagagaATTAGAGATTGAGATatagatttaaaatttgaaaagttaAACAAGAGTATTtctaaaaaaaatgttataaaaattTAAGTCTTCGTCCCTAAAAATTTTAATCTCCTATGTAATCTGAAGTAATGAGTAAAGGtataaaataaaccaaaagaGCAGAAATTGTTTCCTCGAGATTGTTTCCTATGAAGATGAAAAAGCATAGATTTAAAAGGTATTAAAGCGAGAAAATCTGGATATATAACCGTATAAGCATAAGTAAGAGATACGCTAAAGATAATTCTCGAATCCAATTTGCTCAAGATTAGTGACCTTAGGGCTTAGGCTAATGCAATAACATGCATACATAGGAATCATCTGCATTTGCCTAGTTTGCCTCTACTTCTTGTGCATGAGTATAGTCTTCCTTTTGCCTAATCTGAAAACCATTTTTTTTTCCAAGGGAACTTGCATTGGTTACAAAGAATATATATGTATGTTTTATCTATAAAGAAAGCTTGAATGCGTATGCACAAGACTAAATGGATTGTCCTCTTGAGGTAGGAATGTAAGACAGTAAGATCCCAATAAGACATGCTAGTTTTGTTATTTTGTTATGGCAAGCAAGCTGGTACAAAAGTAATTGCTTTCGCACTGGTAGAAAAGCGTGTTACTTTTCTAAAAATTGATATGGTATTGACTATTGAGTGTTTGAATGTGAGCTTTAGTAGCAGCTCAAATTTTCAATCCACAAAGATGAGCTCTCGAAGAGACCAATGACCAGTAAAATTAAAAACTGGTTATTtgaatgttaaatttgaattACGAAGAGAGAAaataattggaaaaaaaaaaaaaagacagcaCCGTGTGATTGAGCAACAGGTGTTTTGCCTGAATTTGGgtgttatttgtttttgagttgtgTGAAATATGGTGGAATTGGTATTGAATTCAAGAAACTTTCATTgtatatttgaaattatattaaAACACGAATCGGGGCAACTCTGAAATATTGTTGGCAGCTACATTGATCTCCCTAGCTGCAGGAATTCGATCAAATACTTGCCTTTAAATTTCAAACTACCAAAAAAGGAATACCACCCGAACATGTGGACCGAGTGTAAAACTCAGTTAATTTACCACAGGACAATAGCGATACAGTTACCTCAGAATCATTTCCCAAAATGCCATCGTTAAAAGCCAGTtccattttataaaaattaaaactaaaaaaagtGGATGTTGCGCTTACAAAGAAATGATTTATCTAAAAATATGGCAACAGAGCCTTAGGCTATGCACTCAAGAATTACTGGGTTGCAGAGAAACATCACTTAAGGATGCTCATGAACAGATCCAAAAAGCCCCAAAATACATTATTAACACTACTATTTTTGCAAGATTAACCATTGGCATTGTTGCAAAATAAAGAGAAACCTCCAAGTATGATCATTGTCACAATAAAGTAATCAAAAAGTGAGAACTTCGGAATTTCTTAATATGAATTTAAtctaagaaaacaaaagaaattgtAAACAGGGAGACAGCGAGAGTGAGTAAACAACATCTCTCTTCAGTTATTACAATTTATGAAGCTAAAGCAAGCAAAGCTCTAGGAACAGCTCACACAATGCGCAAAGCTGGTGCTATCGTTCCATTCAGAAGTCACTTATTCCTTATTCCTGGAAAAGTGAGGAAAAGTGTGTCAAATTAACATAATTTGAAAACCTTTATGCATGGATTAGAAGTGATAACCAGGTAATCAACTATTCACAAATTGGTTCTTacacaaaataagcaaaaataagATGGAGAACCATTCACAGAACACTACAAGTTATCAGTAATTATAAAGCAAAATTAATTGATTGGTCTCATGAAAATTAATCATATTACTATAAATTGATGCTAGATATCATCACTGCAAGCTCATAACACTACATAATCACTGAAACCAAACCAATATCACACTTAACTTCTGTGTAAATGCAAAGATAATAACAAGTTTAACATGCAATTCAATACTTTGCTTGAATCAACATAAAAATTGTATATCAAGTGCTCAACAGCTCAACCACATTCCAAAATATTACAGTTCAATGAGGAAAAGTTTTGAATGCCATCACACCCCCTTGGAAGACGCATTAACTAAATAAAAGATGAGAGACTAGAGCTAGGGAGTAGGGATGAAGAATGCACGGGCAAACCCATCCAGAACCAacacaataaataaaagtaaccGATCCATTTGTTTAATTCTTGAGCAATTAATATCAATCCAATGGTTGAATTAGATTGGATTATAATGGGCGTGTAGTATTTTCACTATTTTGTCACCCTTAGATGAGGACTAAATAAAAATGAGCTTGCAGATTTTAGCATTGCATTGCTACCATGGTCAACAATTGAGAAATGAAAGCTATACTTCTGTTCTAATCAACTGCTTGAACAAACTATGCAGGGAAAAAAAGAAAGGGGGGAGGGGTGGGGAACCAAATCATAGTTTAAGAATCTAAAAGATGAGATCTCCAACACAGGGGAATCAGACATTGCACGAATCATGTGTATTCAAACTAAAATGATTCGAAATTTTTTCCACAATCGGAATCGCGAGAAGCAAATCTATACCCAAAAAAAAGGCCAAAATACGTTAAAAGGAAAGTTAGGGTTTGGAGGGTGGAGAATTACCTCCTGTGCTGCTGAACGAATGGCGATTTTTTGGCATCCTCCTCTGCGAAATCGAAGGGACAATCAATTAGATTCCGAACAAAATTCAAAGATGAAATTCAAcaaattattaaaaagaaaattatttaaGAAGAAAGGAGGAGTTAGTACCAGTAAGACTGAGAGAGAATTTGGTTACAATGAACCCGCTGGTGGCAAATCCAACGAGGAAGGGCCAGTTGCGCTTGAATTCGCGCTTGAAGAACACAGGCCATGGATCGAAAAGACGCATTTTTCTCCGGCGCAGCTAActcctttctctctttctcttactCTTTCTCTTTCGCTTGAGCTTGAGCTTCTCTCTCCCTTTACACGCATATATATACCACGCCTTCATTTTTTTGGTCGTCGTAATTAGAAGCCCATTtaacaagaaagaaaaaaagtggGCCTAATAAATGAGGCCCATTATTTTTGCCCAGTTAACGAGGCCCAATCTTAGTTAAAATATTAAACTTGGTTATTGTAGGGCATCTACAAAAAATTACACTCCTGGACCCAAAAAACGTCACACTAAAAATTGGATCtgatgtgaaaaaaaaaagtgaaaagatAATATGAGTAAGGTGAATGCTATGGTGCCtattagatatatatatatataggtgaatGTTATGGTGCCTAAAACATAGTACCTAACTTACTAAAAAAGGCaaagaaataatatttaataaattttaaatattttatgtttattttatacattttattttttacttataaaaGCAAGTTAGGCAATTTAGGCACCACAATGAAAAGCACCATAGAATTCACCTATGAGTAATTAATTACTGttgaatttgtaatttttattatgtATGGGTTGTTCTATCTTGATTCAAAAGTGATTGAATTTTCATTTTTTCACTTTACGAATATCCTAACTTTGTAATAACAATCTGTTTGTTAGTAATTCAATATCACTGAATGATTCTCcacttgaaatttgaaataaataaGGTTTTAGCTCAACTCATTCCTGCCAAATACATGATATTATTCTTTGAACGGCAATTTTTCATATTTTCAGTTTTAAATATAaagaattatatataaaaaattaggaatttctaattatttgatttgttcAAACTTCTTGTTGGAAAGTTTTGAATTTAAGCTCAGCTTTCCCTCTGTCGTTATCgttttatatatttatgtatcaAGCACAACATCCATAGATACGAAAAGCATGACTAGAAGATATTTATATGGTGATGATAAGTGGATCACGAGCTATATATGTAGATatttatatttgtatataattGTCGGTGGTACAGATATATATGTTTTTGGAATATTATATACAATACCACCTAGAAAGTAAGAATACACTAGTTTATCATGATTTcattatttagttaattttaagTTACATCTCAGTTCCACGTTTTTACCATACGAAGAATATAATCATTATTCATTCAAAATGTTACTTCAAAGAGAGATTTAAATGTAAAAGGTTCCCTTCATTTTGTTCCCTTGATTCCATCTTCGTTACCTTTTCACAAGAAGCCCAAACTATTGGAATGATTATTGTTGGAGCGCTTAGCTTATTACTTATTAGTACATAAATACATATTATTCCCTTTCTTCAATCATGAGGCAACACGGTTTTCTCTTGACTAACTCAGCTCCTAGCTAAAATCATTACAATAATAGTGCATGTTGCTTTGCTCTCGTTGAATGCATGGTTTGACCATTATTCCAATTAGTGCCTTCATTATATATATTCCACTAACCTTGCTTGCTTCATTTCTTTTACGGGCCTAGGTCATTATCATTATTAGGTCCTTTATCTTCTAGATTATTTCAAAATATATAGATGTGCCTTTCTAATATAAATGCATTATTGACTCTAAATTATGATTTTTCCCTTAAGAAAATTTAatagctctttttctttttttttaaatagtagtTTTCAAACTAAATTATTCAGTAAATTGCTTCATGAGAAGGGAAGAGAATATATAATTGACGTGTGtggtgtttctttttttttctgccgTCACAAACCTACCCATTCACCAACTTTGCCTCCCTAACTATAATGTACCAACATATATATCTCAGATAAGCCCTTGTCACTCCTGCTAGATTATATATTTGGACTAACTCTGAAGCTTTTATGTTTTTAGCTTTTTAATTTTCCTGCTTTAATTTGTTATATACTGTTGAGTCAAACCAAACTCCAACTACCTTTTTcgcatataaaaataaataaataagaaaaatgttaGGGCCAACaactttgtgatttgtagccatcaaatagttattaatgatgattttaatggtgtaagatgggtgtgaaatttcatccaatgactcatttTTTTTTACTAGTTATATGCTGgtcaaaatttaataaagtttGCTCTTTGCAAAGATCATTCATTTTTGACCGCGTGTTTaaatcagttatcaattttaCCTTTTCAGGATCCAATGTTACAAGTAATAATCGCTTCATTACTGAGAGAATCGCACCCTGTATGCATATATCGGCTTACTGTTTATGATTGGTTGTTGGCATCATCATAACATCTTAGCTATATATAGAACTCTTATACAAAAACAACTATTTCTCACTGTATATTAAAATCAAGtcactaaaataaattattaatataaaaataatacttttatGTATCTACTACACGTGGACTGTACTACTaggaaattagaaaagaaaattaaaaaaaaaagataataattaAGACTGGATGTATGAAAAATGTGAAATGAAGTTTCATTTCTACGATAGTGCACGTGTTAAGCATTTCTGAAATGCAAGTATATGTAAGTTAAGGTATAGTAGCTAAGCTAGCTAGCTAGGTGGAGATCAGCACAAGGTGCAAGTTGGATAGACACAGACATGATGTTCATGTATATAGCCACATATATATGCATATCTCTCTCTTTAATTTGAACTTTTGCATCATGGAAGAGCATCCACTACACAGTGCAAACCCAACTAGACTACTATTCTTGATTTGGTTTCTGCTGCTACGGTAACGGTCTTTGTATTTTGCCAATGACGCCAAGCCTCGATGGAGGTCAATGAGTTGCGTGGCATGCATGGACCGTATATGCAATTGCATGTGCATTTCCGCCACGTGTCACGTAATAACGGCCAATGGGTATGCGCGCGAGGCGTGTTCCGTTACGGGCCCCACATGATTTGTACCTAACGCCCATGTGCCACCCCCACCCTATTAGTATTATCATGATAAAAACAACCTCCCACATTCCAATTAATTTAACCCTCtaataaataagaataaattCTCACAAAAAATCGAACTCTTGACTTTTAGGATCTAATGTTTTAATATTATGTCATGATACCATTTATCTCAAAAACTTCAGTTGATGAAAAAAGATaacattaataattatatttctaatattttctaaattttcattgtatatattgtataaatattctatTAGCTCCTCATACTTTTCTTAAATTGTATTACCAATAGTATAATCTTTGATATGGATAGGACTATATTATATCATATGTAAGCTAACTTGTTAAAGCTATGATGTAACAAGGGACAAAAGCCTTGGCTATTATGCAAAGTCTCCTAATACATGCATGTGTATGTGAACtcaaaataaacaaaactaaacagaaaatCAGGGGTGGAGGCAAATATTCCATCCAACTTGTAACACGTGTCGGTCACGACGTACTATGGTAAtagtattttatctttttttttttaaaatatttcgtTATTCATACTCATCTAGATATATAATAACATTTATTATCTTATATGAAAAATCAAATTAAGAAATATAAGCAAGGATGCATGATTGGGTCGACAGGTAAAGTCGTTACCCGTTAGAGAAGAGTGGAGGTAAAAGCCCAAGTGGTCTCCACTTTATTGGACCATTCTTCCAACTTAGACAAATACAATTACAACAATGCCCCTAGAAGCATTCACAACCACAACCATAGCACATAGGTTTGCATGCTTTACCACAAACATTTAGCTGCAATTTCTCGTCTCCTATGACTATGACCGTAATTAAATTGGGTTTAAACATTACAATAATTTATCTCCACCATTATTGCAAGCTACACTTTCTTTTTTTCTATgattattttctttcatttttcatttGGAAGCAATTGCTTGTTTATATACACATCGTATTGAACGATGAGAAGTCTAGTTCGTAATTTAAAATTATCCTTTAATTAGGAAGCTAATGAAGCGAAGGGTGGTTAACTTCATCGATCAACCTTCTATTTATAGTTTTATACTATGATGATGAGAAGAGcgcaataaattaaataatttagttgGCTAACATATTTTTTGTGTAACCGAATTGCGGGAAGaggtataaaataaaataattgaccGATTAAAAGTATTTAAGGTTGATTATATAGATGTATGCACACGCATAAATGCATGTTATTGTGAGCGGCCGCAAGCTAGATTCATTGTATTGAAAAGTGTGACTTTTATTTTAAGCACCATTTGTCGTATGCCATGCTTTCTTTTCTAAACGATAATCTTAACTTGTTGTATTGGATTTTTCCTCCTTTAACTGAAACTCAAAATTACAAATAATGGTTCTCAAATAGTACTGGGTAAAGGAATAATATCTAGCAATGGATTAATTGTTCAAATTCGGGAAACTTGTGACTCGAgctcaaagaaaaagaagagattcAGATTAAAGAAAAGGTTTGGTACACAAATTTAAGTGGTGAACCTCACAAATCAGGAGTGGGAGGTTGCTGTTATATAGTAAAGTTAACTCAGCATAGGTAACCTAACTAATTTGCTAAAATAATGTTACAGCTAGTTACAGCTAACTTAAAGCATAGCCAATCTAACTGATTTGCTAAAATGATGTTATTAGCTTAAGGGTATCAACATCCCCCCTCAAGCTGGATAGTGAAAATTCACTAATCCAAGCTTGGAATACATCTGCTTGAAGGGCCCAGGAGGCAAAGCTTTGGTGAATACATCAGCTGTTTGGTGAGCTGAAGAGATTGGCAGTAGCTTGAGTATCCCAACTTGAACCTTTTTCCTTGTGATATGGCAATCCACTTCTATATGTTTGGTTCGCTCATGAAAGACGGGATTGGCAGCGATATGGAGTGCGGATTGATTGTCGCAGTACATTGTGAAAGGCTTTGGATGATCGACATTGAGGTCCTTGAGGAGATAAAGGAGCCATTGTCCTTCGATGGAACCAAGGGCCATTGCCCTGTATTCAGCCTCGGATGAGGAGCGAGCCACCGTGGCTTGTTTCTTGCTCTTCCAAGAGATGAGGGAAGTGCCAAGAAAGAAGCATTGTCCAGAGATAGAACGACGTGTATCGGCACAGGTCGCCCAATCAGAATCTGTGTAGCCAGATAAAGAGAGGTCAGAGTCGCTGCTGAAGAAAAGACCAGCTGCTGGAGAGGCTTTGAGATAGCGAAGAAGATGCATGCCAGCTCTATAATGATCATTAGTAGGACAATCTAGATATTGACTAAGTTTGCTGACCGCGAAAGAGATGTCCGGACGTGTGTTAGTAAGGTAGATGAGGCGCCCAATGAGTTGCCTATACTTGGTTGTATCTTCGAGTCTAGTGCCTGAAGTCTTTGTAAGTTGAGAGTTGTAACACATGGGAGTGGAAACAGGTTTGGATGTTAACATACCAAAATCTTTGAGGAGATCAAGGGTATATTTTCGTTGATAGAGAGCAATTCCCTTACTATTTCGAGCAATTTTTTTCCATATAAAATGCTAAATGGTGAGTTCTTCTTTAGCTTAATGCTAGGTATTCTATTCATCAAGTACACAGCATGATGTATTGCATGAGGCCAAAGACATTTGTGAAGGTTTGATTGAAAAATAAGACCTCTAGCAATGTTAAGAATGTGTTGGTGCATCCTTTCCACAACGCCATTTTGttgtggagtttctacacatgaAGTTTGATGAATGATACCTTTAGATTGGTAAAAAGAGGTGAGATTAAATTCTGGACCATTATCAGATCGAATGGCCTTTATTGTTTTGTCGAATTGAGTTTCTATCAAGAAAAtaagtttttaaccaaatttGAAACTTCAGATTTCAGTTTGAGAAAATGTACCCATGTATATCTACTCTTATCTTCAACTATTGTCAAAAAATATTTGAAACCGTTGGTTGAAGGAATGGAAATTGGTCCCCATATATCAAAGTGTACTAAATCAAAAAATTCATTAGATGTAGTAGAACTAACAGGAAAGGGAAGTCTCTTTTGTTTAGAGAAATGGCAAATATCACATGGTTGTTTAAATTCTTTACCATCTACAAAAGGATAAATGTCATGCATCAATTGCAAAGTATCTTTTGGTATATGACCTAGTCTAAGGTGCCACAGATTATTAATATTGCTAGTGCAACTTATTGTGCTATTGGAAAGAGAAGTGTCATTGCGGCATGCTCCATCATGTGTAGTATGTGGAATTTGTGATTGTTGAATGAGAGATGAGGCAGAATTTTGAACCAGTTTAGTGTTGGGTTGAATAGTCAAAGAGTATAATCCTCTATTTTTCTCAGCTGTGCCAATCGTCCTCCATGTATTCAAATCCTGTATCTCACAGCTCTTGTCAGTGAAAGAAGCTTTGCAGTGTAAGTTTTTAGTTATTtgagaaattgaaataagattgaaattgaaattagCAATGTATAAAACATTTGTAAGATAAAGATCTTTTGAAAAAAGAATGGTTCCAGAAATAGAAGTGGTAGTATGAGAACCATTAGGTAATTTGACTAAAATTGGTTTTATATGAGTGTAGTTGATAAAATCAGTAAGTGTGTGACAGACATGATCAGTGGCTCCTGAATCAAGTATCCAAGAGTTGGAATAAAATGATTTCAATGACAAGAGATGTGATATGTGTGTGCTCATGTGTAGGGTGTGAGTAGGAATACCTGACTCTGAAGAATTGATTGTGGCACCAAGAGACTGAGAAGGGGATTGTTGCAGTAAAGCTATGAGTGCTTGTTTTTGATCTTGAGTGAAAGAGAGCTCAGCACTACTACCTTCTTGTTGTGGAACAAGGATTTGACCTCTACTTTCATCAGATTCTGCAGTGGTCATCACATTCATTGTTAATGTGTTGTGCTTTTGTTGTTGCTTGAGATGGGGTGGTAAACCATGCTTTTTGTAGCAGGTGTCTACAAGATGACCAGTCTTGTGACAGTAGGAGCAAGTTTTGGATGGTGGCCTTCCAAAACGGCCACCTCTTCCTCTAACCCCTCTACCTCGCCCTCGAGTAGCCAGATGCTGAAATCCAAGAGAGGTGTCAAAACTGGATTGAGCAGCTAGAATTGTTTTTGATTCAAGAATGTCAGGGGTGGTTAATTGTCGTTCTTGCTGGGTCAAGAGTGCAAAGGCATCATTGATTGTTGGGAGTGGCTTCATTAATATGATATGTGATCTCGCTACAGCATATTGTTCGTTGAGACCCCTTAAAAACCTAACTAAGTAGCGGTCTTTTCTATAATTTCTAACAACACTTAGTCCACAAGTACAAGATTCTCCACAATTGCAATGAGGAATTGGCTGAAAGATGTCTAATTCTTGCCATACAGCTTTCAATTTAGTGAAGTATGAAGTAATGCTCAACTCACCTTGTTTGATGGAGAACAACTCTTCCTCAAGTGTAGCTATTCTAAACACGTCCCCCTGAGAGTATCGATGTTAGAGATCACGCCAGATATCAGCAGCATTGTCATTCCATATTACACTATGAAGAATTTCTTCACTGATCGAAGAAGCTAGCCAAGACACTATATGAGTATTGCACTTCTCCCAAGCCATGAAATTGGGGTCATTTTCTTGAGGTTTCGGGAGACTTCCATCCACAAAACAGAGCTTGTTCTTTCCTTTTAGCGCCAATGTCATGGCTCTTGACCATGTGCTGTAATTATGAGTGGTTAACACAACGTTAATGATGGAGATGCCAGGATTTTCTCCATGATGCAAGAAATAAGGGCTTGATGGGTCAGAGATAGAATTGACTTGAGTTCTGGGTATATGTGATTGAAGGTTGGATATTTGAGATAATAAACGAGCTAGGTTTTGAAGATCAGAAATTGAAAAATTTGAATTCGGGTTTTTATTGTTGGACCCTGGATTCACCCGTGTGCCATAGTTGtttaagaaaagagaagaaagaatttgaggttgagaagatgaaggaacacgAACGGAGTCACAAgacgctcaccgcaccatgttCAAATTCGGGAAACTTGTGACTCGAgctcaaagaaaaagaagagattcAGATTAAAGAAAAGGTTTGGTACACAAATTTAAGTGGTGAACCTCACAAATCAGGAGTGGGAGGTTGCTGTTATATAGTAAAGTTAACTCAGCATAGGTAACCTAACTAATTTGCTAAAATAATGTTACAGCTAGTTACAGCTAACTTAAAGCATAGCCAATCTAACTAATTTGCTAAAATGATGTTATTAGCTTAAGGTATCAACATTAATATTGAACAATCCAATGTTTCATCACATCATATTTTATGGACAACAAGTGAAGTAAGTTCCTTCGATATATCGTCTAAGATGAGGAACAATACATTCTTATTAGCATTCGATTATAGGTTTGGATAATGAAAAGTACCCCTaactaggggtgcacatgggccgggtgaa
The DNA window shown above is from Arachis ipaensis cultivar K30076 chromosome B08, Araip1.1, whole genome shotgun sequence and carries:
- the LOC107613918 gene encoding uncharacterized protein LOC107613918, with amino-acid sequence MRLFDPWPVFFKREFKRNWPFLVGFATSGFIVTKFSLSLTEEDAKKSPFVQQHRR